The window tgctgtcattttgatttgattttggacaataaaatatgtcagtctaacccgcactcctgccgtggtcctctactccacacgccgacagacgtcacgccgctccgtgactaCACTGTGACACAAACAAGTCAAACGAATATCGATTTACCTGTAATGTGTGGCTAGATCATAAATACTACCACTCTTGTCATATATTTATTACATTCATaccttaattcattcatttgtgaaATTACAGGGATTCTTATTTAagtatcatttaaaaatgaatttggcCATCCATAAAGTCAATACATGGATTATTTAGATAGTACATGATCATATTAAAATTGTTGACCAAAGAATATTACAAGGCATACTTGACTCTTTTTATGTCACCAGAGGCCCCTCTGAATGCGTGTTCTTGTTATGTTATCACAGTCAAATTTAACAATAACTAAACAAATTATTGATcttgacttctgatttcaaaatgagttttgacaTCCCTGCACACTGAAAATGAgagcattactgccacctacgGTAGAAATTACGATTGATCTTGTAGCTACAATacggcacacaaaaaaagtaagctAAATTCTCTGGCGTCACGTCAATATCCTTAAATATCTTTGAAGCTTTTCCCCaacctaaaataaaattgattcgGACTGCGATATCCCTGTCCATTGTTTTTAGCGGTTAGCACCAGCCTCTACATTTCCATAAAAGGAGCTATGACAATGTCCATAACGTTGTACAAGTGAGGTGTTTCCTGAATCATATTATTCTTTTGTACAAGGGCACCAGCATTGAAAAACTAACGTTTGGCTTCAAACCATCATGAGAACTACACCGTTCGGGTTCAAACCATATTATTGTTAGCCTGCAGCTGCAGCATACACATGAAGTCCGCTTAGATGGGTTTGGTGACATGACCGTCAAAGTACAGGATTGTGAAACAGGAAAACGGTCACACTCTTAACAAATATGAAGTGACGATGAGTTTGTTGTCCCAATCGCAAACGTTAAAAGACAACCATTAATTAATGGACGCCAAGCTTTTGAAGGTTAAATGGAGAGTGTGAACTAATGCGCcattaaacacacgcacacacacacacgcacgtacacacgcgcgcacacacacacacacacacacgcacacacaaaataggtAGTAATTGATGTGGTCTCGTGGTGAGGCACGGGAAGGAATGTGTGTGCTTCAAAACccttgcattctattagttcaccactagaaggcactaaataatacacacttcCGCTCAAGAGTAGGTCTTCTTCACAAGTTGTTCATGTACACAAGACACCAGAGCAAGGAGGAGCGCTCGGCTGCAGGTTTGCACTcacacacttttttgttttctttcttatcCAGAATACTATGATTCAAGTGAGCCTTTTGAATAACCAGGTTTTCTCGGTCCATCTTCAACATCTGAATTCTTCACTAAGATGCTGActgtgtgtttaattttttgtgccattgtgGCTCTGACTTCAGCTCAGGGTGAGTATCAGTGCACATGTGGTCGGTTAATCCATCAGTATCAATAAGGCATCTGATCCCGTCAGCAGCAGTCTGTCCACTTGCCTGGACCGAACACAATAACCGGTGTTTCTTCTATGAGGCAAGAGTCAAGACCTGGGTTGAGGCTCAGGTCAGATGTTTGTAGATGGCTTGTTGAGTTGTTTAAAGTTATTGACTTGGATGTGCatgcaaaaaatgtgtttgtgtggccGATTAGGCACGTTGCCAGTTTTTAGGAGGAAACCTGGCATCTGTCCACACTGATGGTGAAAAAACATTCCTTAAGACGCTAACTCAAACACCCACTTGGCTTGGAGGCACAGGTTGTCAaatggtaattattttttatagatttttttctgatggactTGGTCAGATTCATCACTTTTACAGAATGGAGCCTGGTTCTGGTCAGACGGTACCCAAATGATGTTCAGATTCTGGTGTCCCCTACAACCAGATAACGAACTGGCGCAGTGCTGTCTTCAGATGAATAGTGGTGGTCAGTAACAGTTTGATGATGACTGAAAGCTGGTGAAATCTTGCTTTGTATGTGATTCACCATACTCGGAGGAAGAGATgactatttaattttgtttgcaGTGAATAAATGTTGGGAAGATGTGCCCTGCAGCTCTACCCTTCCATTTGTGTGTGCAAGGTCTCTGTAAGTATTCCAGGTATGTACTTAAGTATTTTCTTTGTCAGCATTGTAGAAAAGGAATGATTAAGGCTAACTATGAATGGATAGATCGTATCAAGTCGCTGGACCACCCGCCTTTGTGCAGGATATGTTTGTGTAACGGTGGCGACCCTGTGCCTCCCAATTGGGTTTCAAACCCACAGCTCCACCGTGTCATTGGTTGGAAGTTGAGAGGCCTGACCACTGAGCTAAAGGCTTGGGCCGCCAATTTAGAGGCCAGCACCCTCTATTGAAGATTCCCAAAAGTGAAGTTTGactaatgtactgtatatttgcaCAGCGCACGCTGGCATCCATTTCATTTGCAGGGAGAAAACTCAACAAATGTGAGCAGTTCAACGTGGAGATAAAAGACAAGACAGAAGAAGGAAAGCAAGATGATCTTCGTCTTCGTTCAGCCAAACTGTTACTTTTAATAAATCAAGGACGGTGAATCCGAAATCTGACAGAGCTCTAAAGTCATTATTGGACTACATGGATGGGTAAAGGCTCTTTTGATTTAGAAAAATGGttacacaaatttaaaaaaacaaaaatcacttctATTTGGCGCAGTTGCCAGTCACACACACggtgtgttcaaaataattgaagtCAAACATCACGGACAAGATCAATAAAGCTTTTTAActtaaccaattaaaaaaataaattaattaaaaaaaaaaaacagtattattTTGTAACACAACTGTATATAATGCTGTATAAAACAGCTGGGTTAACTGAAATGTGTTAAATTGGGTAAGCACTTGGGCTTTTGGGGGTAAAAGTCAAGAGAATGACGTTTGTCTTTTCTACTTTGGATGGCAACCGCATTTTGGATAGTTGTGTGCATCAAACACTTTAACCATGGCATACATGTGCTCAATctgtttggggggaaaaaataaataaaaagcaccttgttaaaagttttttaaacTGTCAAGTATGAACTGACACCATGTTCAGAAACCTTTTTAGGCAATTTTCCACGACTTTTCCTAAAACTTGACAGCACAaaccttttataaaaaaataaataaaaatatatttaaaagaaacagGTAATCATCATCTGCCATCAAACCACAGACACTTCCGGATATTTTGTCATGTTCTAAGTGTTGCAACAGAAGCAACACGGTTATTAATAACACAATCTGATTAACCTTCTGACCTTTCCATCACTGGGAACAAGAGAAATACAGAAGTAAAAAAAGTGCTTTCGAGCTAGAAATACAATATCCTTTTACTATAAGTGTTCATGTagcattaacatttattttttaaagaaaattgtttCTTGCAAAACTCCAGGCAATCTGGCTATCGGGAAATATTTGGAACAGGGATGGAAGATTTTGGGGTACACACGGTAAATTGACTTGCAAAGTAAATagtcatcaaactcattttcacAGTTTCTAATAAATGGGATGAAGTGTGTAACATGTTTATCAGCAACAAATttacaagtataaaaaaaaaaaatcaatctgcAAATTTAGTTGTTGCACTGGTGAAAAATAGATAATagggctgttttttttccttcccaacCAAGGACATCAAACGGAAGAGTGTCCTGTAAAACGTTCCTTAGGCTtgagaaaatatttacaatcaCAAATCTTGCGTGCAGAGTCAACAAATCTACAGTTAACGAACGGAATCCTGTGAACTAAATGTGTAGCCAATCAAAGCGCAGACTAACCAACAACAAAGCTAAGGTAAATAAAACATGTCCATGGTGTTTATTTGTAAAGACGTGCCAAGAAATATTGTCCATAGCAAGTCTTATTAGATGTAGAATCTGCATTGTTTTTGCACAACAGGTAACTTTATCACCTTTCTGattgtacttgaaaaaaaaaaaaaagtagaactatgtgagaaaatgtggtgacagatcattttactTATGTGTACTACCACCAGGTCACACTGAGAATTTAGACAAATATGGGGGGAATAAAACATTTAGAAAATTGCAAACTTTGCTTTTCTGTTCTGTCCTGGACTAAAAGCAAAAAGATAACAAGCCTGCACTTGATTAAGTTgcattgagtttaaaaaatttggaagaaaaacaaaaccaagGTGATGGAAACAATAATCCAACTTTATTGGTCATAACAGAACTCTTTGATGGATGCCATAAGGCAGTTTCTGGAGTCTTAATCAGGGTGACATGTTGGTTCATCGGGGCCACTGTTGAAATTTCACAAGTTTTACAAACCAATGTCCACGTTGTTTCATGAAAAGCATAGAAAATCTCCTATTTTCTGACCTTGGGTGCAGATTCAGATTTTACTTATCCGATTCCAAAACGGTTCCCTTCTCAGACACGTAAATGCCATCCAAGAACTTCCTGATATCCTTATTTTTGACTGTGGTGGCCTGTTGGATGAGAGCAGCTGGAAAAGGAAGAATTGTCAGTGAAAAATCAGAAGGGAAAACATTGCAGAAACAGTAGAGGCAGATATGGGCTAGGTTAAGCAACTTTCTAGGCAACTTCcaatatttctttatttcgGATCAGGAGCAGAATAGAACACCACGCTGGACAATGTTTAATTAGCATGCTTGTGAAATATTCAACTTTAGCTGATTTGCAGATAAGTCAAAAATACCagttaagagtaaaaaaaaaagccgttttAAAATAGGTCAAAAGGCAAAATATCTGAAAGATTCCATGGTGaaaattctttaaaatattttttttcccttttacttCACATGAATAGAAACAGGTCAGCATCTTCACTTAAAAGTAATGGCAGTGTGTACTACTAAATAATTGTTTAGATTTGTTTTAGAAATCTCTTGCATTTGCTCGCAATCAGATCGATTAATTATGTGCGTACACATGGACTGTTACATCATACCTGAATTTGATACCAGCTCAATATCGTTGCCTTCCAGCACCAGCTCGTCTTTCTGGGCTGCTGAGACTGTGCACATCACACCTGGGAGGAGCATAACAGAGCAACTTTTACTTTAGGTCGGCTTCATTTTTTGTTAATATAATAGGCTTCATTTAACAACAAAACCCGCATAGGACACAATCCAAATTTGGATTTCCCAATATCAGGCGTTTGATGGCGCTATAAAATGCTGCCAACTGTTGGAATGTTAATTAGAATTCTAGAAAGTCTTCGTAAATGGTCCACTATCAACGACCCACATTTATATCTGCACAGAAAAGTGCACAAACATTGAACGCAAATATCCAAAGAACACTCAACAAATGAAACCTCATCATTCACCACATACCTGCCCTCATTCTGACACGGCGGATGTACTTCTCGCCGAGGAAATTCCTGATCTCCACCATGGTGCCATTCTCTTGCATGACAACGTTGATGGGGAAATGGGCATACACCGAACGCATTTTGTAACGGAAACCCTGTAATGACACAGGACGGTAGAGACATGAATTATGGcggaagaagcagtgaaacgaAACATTGCCAATGATAGATGAGTAGACTAACGCAAGAAGGTAAATTGTTTTGACTGCTTGGAGTATCACTATTACAGACTTGTACAGAGGTGGTGAAAGGTCAGGATATAGTAGTGAAGTATGAAGATTTAATTCTGCAGTCATTCCTCAGGAATTGGAGAAGTCGAGTGATAATCTCACCAAAGTGACTCCCTTGATCATGTTCTGGACATGACTGCAGATGGTGCGAACTGTTGCCAGCTCCTTTCGGTTCCCCCACCATTTTTCTACACGCAGCTGAAATACAGTAGTTGAGCAAAATGATCAGCTTCATGTTAGAAACTCATTTGTTGGTTACAGACAGAGGAACTTCTAAGCTTTAAGCAAAATTCAATACGGGCCACTCTTGCAGGTCTCAACTGAATTTACTTGGTGAACTGAAGGCTTGTTTAGAAGTGTTAACTAATTAGAAAATATGGTTAGCAACAAACTGGCAtacatgtgtatttttaaaagttgtaaaaCATTACTGGCTGCATAATACATAAACGGAGCACCGGTTCAAGGGCTGAACGGTATGGACAAAATGTAACTTCTTGATATTAACcgttctccccaaaaaaatagaaacatcaCAAAACATAAGTGGAAAGCACAGTTTTACTGAATAGAAATCACtggcagtattaaaaaaaacatcaataatgTAGAAATCTAACATTTTAGTATCCAACTTTTGGCGCCCCCTAAGCTTGAATTCTGCATTGCAAcaacagaacagaacagaaaaGTCACTTCAATATATGCCACCTGTAACATTTTCATTATGTTTTGAAAAAGACCCGGTGGGGGAAAAAGATGGATTCTTAAGATGTTTCAATTTTCCCATCATGGCTGTATCGTTTGgagattaattttgtgtattttacatacaTCTTTTGAGTGCATGTCTTAAATGTTGCCATTCAGCTCCTCAATTGAGAACACAAAGTTGTGCAAGGTAGCTGAAACGTTAAAAAGTTTAATATGTGCATTTTAAAGTTGGAAGGCCAAATTAAGTTCAATTTGAAAGtttgttgtacattttaagTTCATTCTgaaatttcattattttctcgACAGACTAATCTAATGGGCCTCGGTCTTCCCTACCTTCTTATTTTTCTTGCCTAGCAGACGCAACTCCAGGTTTATGTGATTGAACTCCCTGATGAGTTTGCCACGGGGACCCTTGACAGTCACTGTCCGCCCCTTCAGCTTCACCTCGACTGCAACAAGATGCAAACAAAGTCAGCACAAGCCAACAAGAGACGCCAACAGAAGAGCGGTTTCATTCTTACCATTGTCGGGAATGTCGACTGACTGGCTGCTGAGAATGGTCTTCATTCTGTAATTTGAATGACAAATAATCACTTTACATTACACCTAAACACGACTACATTTGAAAACGCTAGCACCGATTTCTGACTCATTTTGAAAACTGGCGAGGAGAGCAGCAGCCACACAGCGGCTAaggtagcattaagctaacacgAAGCAGGAGCTATAAGACTCCCTACTGAACAACTCAAATTCGAGCATctttataattaataaatatatcgcATCCTTTGTTACGTATCGACAGCGGCAATGTTTTCAACCCAAAGTGAATTCGCTCACTGTGGTGTTCGGCACTGTCGGCCTAAACCGGCCAGCCCAATCACGTATCAAACAACCCAATATATTCCCCCCCAGACATGGCATCGACACAAAATAACGCtttccaaataaaaaacaataatagttGCGTAAAAACCAACATGTTAGAACAAAACCTAACGTGAAATTTAGACGGATTGACTTTGATTAAGTCGGATGACAGTCATTTTCTGTCAACCTCACCTCGCTGGTAGcagaggaaaagagagagaaacgACGTCACCACGCTGTTGTAGCGTACGTAAACGACGTCATCAGACGCTAGCAATGGAGCTCAACGGACGGAACTCCTATTTTCCCGCAAAAATGTCCAAGACAGCGGACTAAAAACGACAGGAAAAATCTttttatgaggtttttttttttgcattcgtTGATTTCTATAACGACGTTAATTATGTTGGTTATAGTTATTACTCTAGTGGTAGTGAGTAATCGGAGTGATGGTCATATCTGGGTGAAAAAGCAGCACACTACACTAAATTGTTGAAGTAATTCAAAAAAGGAAGATAATTCTGTTTTGCTATGAACATCGATGTAGAGCGTAAAGGGGGGAATGCGACGACTAAACTGTAAGTATTTCTGCTCCTCCTCTGGCGCCGTTACTTGAACGCAACACAAGACCAGAACAATCGCTCGTCGATGTGCGTTGTTCGATCTATAGCTAGGTGGACCTGAAACTTGCTAGCCAATGTCATGGCGTTACTCAAGCAAAGCCGTGTTGTAGTCGGCCGTTTCACCGCTAATCGCCTATTGCTGGGAGCGACAAGTATCTCGCACGTCAGTATTTCATTCCAACACTGAAATtaattgtttttggaaacatCTTTGTTGTTTGTGCCTTCGATTGTTCGGTGTAAGCGTGGTTTCTGACCTGTTTTCATAACGGTCCGAGTAGTGACGGCAAAGTTTACATAAATGATTGATTGCAGTGATCGTCTCGACAGTGCGCAATGTGTATCGTGTAAAGACCTGGTTTAAGACGTGAGCAATCGATTTCTCTATCTTCTATAGGGCTACACGAGCAGCATATTATCTGCGGCCAAGTCCTCTTCGAGTCCGGCTGACAGGAGCAAAGAGCTACTAAGCGACAATGACGGCCCCACGCTGCAGGACTTTATTTCAGGGGAACTGTCCGAGAAAGACAACTGGGCAGAGTTCAGAGGCAACTTGAAGAGGCAGAAGGGCGAGCGGTGAGTTTTATGTGTGCCTGCCACAAttacaacacaacaacaacaaaaaatacatgtttttttctgtgcccATCTATGCTGGGGTTGGAGGTGGGGGGCTTAGTGGTGACCAGGATGATGAGGGTCCAAGAACATTTTGCCTTCCGTTGTCTTAGTTTTTGCAGCGTGCAATCCTCCAGAGTGGAATACCCACTGACAGATTGTGGTGATATTAGGTGTAGTTATAGAACACCCAAGAATGTAAATTCTTGTCTCAGCGCTATAAAAGTCACTCTTTTGCAGGCTTCGGCTGCCTCCTTGGCTGAAGACAGAAATCCCTATTGGGAAGAACTACAACAGGGTGAAAAACTCTTTGAGAGACCTCAATCTTCACACCGTAAGCTAAACAAAGTGTAACTGTGTTTAACTTGGAAACTTGTTGAGCAAGAacagcactttttgtttttacgtgAAGCTGTCACGTACCTGTGAGTTCAAAGCATGAATCGGTGTGTTCCATCAGGTATGTGAGGAAGCCAGGTGTCCTAACATTGGCGAATGCTGGGGAGGAGGAGAGTACTCTACAGCTACTGCCACCATCATGGTCAGataaaatgtttgcattttctgGAGCATTTTGATCTGTTAtgtaatattttgtcatttcttcTCATGGCTAGCTGATGGGAGACACCTGCACCCGCGGATGTCGCTTTTGTTCCGTGAAGACTGCTCGTCTGCCGCCGCCTCTGGACCCTGAAGAGCCCTACAACACCGCTAAGGCTATCGCAGCATGGGGGCTAGACTATGTGGTGCTCACATCTGTGGACAGAGATGGTAAGTAGGGATTCTAAATTCCTGAACACTACAAGTGGTCCAAGAAGacgtgaatggcaaaacatgtTATCGAGTTTCCTCATATTTTTGGACACCATACGTTCCACAACGTAATTAAGAAATTAATTGTATTAAATGCAACAGGAATAAAATTGTTGCCGTTTTCCAATTTGATGAATGATGTTTTGTTGAAACAATTAGTGTTATATTGTGTCACTAAAAACAACTGACTTAGCTAACATACCTGCCTTTATACTGTAAAATTTTGACTATTGACTCGAGTGTACTAGTATATAATTAAACAGCACatactaaattaaaaaaggaactttttttcttatataaACATTATACACATAACTACAAGAGAAAATTACTGCCGACGTTAGTGACCGGTGGAAATAAACACGCAGAAGCAAAAACACTCCTAGTGCCGCACCAAAAACAAGGTCCGGAATTTTAGGATTTTTGCGGCTTGATTGCCTTCCCATTGCTAGGTTGATCAACTTGAAGGCTTCATGGTAGGCATCTTAATGtagaacaaaaaatataaaggcAATTAAACATGGCAATTGCATGCATGTTGTCTATACAATGGTATTTAGCTAAGGTTATAATTATATAGTTCAAATTGTACAGGTAAGATTAACCTCAATGTACATAAATGACCTAAAATCACTAATAACACTTAAAATTGAGGCACACTTGCTAATGCATGCACGCATTGTGAATCTATTTTTGTGAAGGAACTCAAATGTGTTATGTTCCCCTTCGTCTGGCCATTAGCGTGGGTCTTAAACATAGGGGACCAAAacatgcccaattgaaattaaactaatactaataaactaaccatcagagggtgctggaactgcacaaatggagtACAGTACAACCTCAGCTCATTGGAATTGGAATACTTCAATTGTCTCTTCAGTATTCAgatctgcttctttttttgggtaGATATTGCCGATGGTGGGGCGGAACATTTTGCCAAGACTGTTTCTCACCTGAAGGAAAGGTAAACAGACTTGTTTTAGGCTTCATTATCTCTCTTTGCGAACTGTGTAGAACAGGTCACCAGGGGGCACTAGGTGGCCCCCAAGCATCATCAGTGGCCCACAGGActattctaaaaatagcttaccagcatgagacattgtgattttcatcAACTGTTGTAGAAgggatcatttgaaaatgtgaacactgGCAGAGATTTTTTTACCCATTTATTGTGAGAATATCTTCACTTGAATGAATatcattaattataaataataattaagtcatttgagaaaatgtgttatttcagacGATATATGCCTTCTTATGGGAtatccagaaaataaaataaaaatagctaacttaaaaaataaataaatatttgaatgcatTGTACCAAACTAATGGAATCTTAGCATGTGTTCTAAATGAAGGCATCCATGCGTTTATCTCCTTGTAGGAACCCTCAGATCCTGGTTGAATGTCTAACACCTGATTTTCGAGGCGACCTTGCAGCAGTGGAGAAGATCGCCCTCTCGGGTCTGGATGTGTACGCGCACAACGTGGAGACGGTCCGTGAGCTGCAAAGGTACCACAATGGGGTGCACTTTCTAGCTAATGTTTTCATCTGACAACATATAATCcctcttcatttttaaaacctaTTTTTTAAAGTCACGCTTAGTCATGTAGGATGAGCATTCTTTGTCTTTTAGTGCCAGATTTAAAATCAAttgtatattcatttttaaaaatgcctgCCCATATGCCCtttagagttgtttttttttctccaatgctAGGCATGTCCGAGATCCTAGAGCCAACTTTGACCAATCTCTGAACGTTTTGAAGCACGCCAAAAAGACCAATCCTGCTCTACTTACCAAGACGTCCATCATGCTGGGATTAGGAGAGACTGACCAACAAATTCACAATACACTGACTGGTATGTGCACTGGGAAGGTGCAAGTATTTAGCCTGACATGATCTGAGTTTTGGTGATGTTGCAGAGCTGCGGGAGGCCGCAGTTGATTGTCTGACACTGGGACAGTACATGCAACCCACTAAACGCCACCTAAAGGTAAGCGCAGTCCAGAAGAATCCAAAAAACGCATTTGAATTCATGTCAACGACAGGGAATTTGTGTGTGGGCTTAGGTGGATGAATATGTCACTCCAGAGAAGTTTGCACACTGGGAAAAAGTTGGGAATGACATGGGCTTTGTTTACACTGCCAGTGGGCCGCTGGTTCGATCCTCCTACAAAGCAGGTGAGGCACAAGGCTTGGAAGTGCATACAATTACATGGAGGACAagttttgatgtcattttcacttgagaTAATTCAGAATCATGCCCTCAATGGGTTCTCttgggctattttttttttgtgaacaagTATAATTGATAAGCTTTTCAGGTGGACTGCATCACTGATCAAGATCTGGTGTGTATGACTTTAACATGTACTTCTAGTCcttattgtaataaataaaatagtattaACAAAATGATGTAAACCATTATACATCTACAAAGGTCCTGACCCATTTTAAAAATTCTATTTGGCTTGAGCAAGTTCACCCATTCCAGGGTTAGATAACTTAACTACTTTGTTTCCACTCTCGACAGGAGAGTTCTTCCTGAAGAATTTgctcaagaagaaaaaagcagcaGCTGTCACGGCAGAATGAATAGCGACAAACCCGGCCAGCCACTCTGCACCAGTGCCATAATGCGTTATTTCAAGCCGCAGCACAACGCACGACACAGAACATTATGAGAGAAGCATATGCACACCTGATTGAAATAAAACAGGGACCATCCATAATGGATATTTTCGAGAGATGATTTGACGAGAAGGTGAACGGGACAAGCCAGCAGGTCTCCAAAGAAGCACCAGGGTGTCGACTGTCCACCAAGAGAAACCGCAACTGCATTCTTTGCACTCTTTGCACCTCGGGGGCCTCTAATTACATCCTGTCCCCACCTTTCAGGGGCccttgacattttctttttaatccgtTTAAGGGACACTTTGATGCTTGTCCCGTCTGCTATTGGTGGGATTATTTAATGACATTGCTTTGGGATAGCTAAACTATTTATTCTGCCTAAATAAACTAATGCTTGCACTCAAATCTTATCATTTGTGTCTATTTCAGATGTATACATTTATAATACCTTTTTACCTTAATctcgtgtgattaattaaaaccTTTTAACCTCAAAACTGTCAGAAAAACTGTACTTTTTCAGACACTTGTATTATCCCACATTCACTTGttacattttattgcatttgCCCTTTCAGTCACAAATACAGCATtatgatttataaaaaatataaaattgtattaaaaacatttggaaTGTGACTATAAAAAGTACACAGTCAAGACACGCTTGACTCCATGTAAAACTGCTTGCTTGATAAGCACTAGTGTAATTCAATAAACCATGTACGTGTTTGGAAAGGTTCAAccataaa of the Vanacampus margaritifer isolate UIUO_Vmar chromosome 7, RoL_Vmar_1.0, whole genome shotgun sequence genome contains:
- the rpl9 gene encoding large ribosomal subunit protein uL6, translating into MKTILSSQSVDIPDNVEVKLKGRTVTVKGPRGKLIREFNHINLELRLLGKKNKKLRVEKWWGNRKELATVRTICSHVQNMIKGVTLGFRYKMRSVYAHFPINVVMQENGTMVEIRNFLGEKYIRRVRMRAGVMCTVSAAQKDELVLEGNDIELVSNSAALIQQATTVKNKDIRKFLDGIYVSEKGTVLESDK
- the lias gene encoding lipoyl synthase, mitochondrial; its protein translation is MALLKQSRVVVGRFTANRLLLGATSISHGYTSSILSAAKSSSSPADRSKELLSDNDGPTLQDFISGELSEKDNWAEFRGNLKRQKGERLRLPPWLKTEIPIGKNYNRVKNSLRDLNLHTVCEEARCPNIGECWGGGEYSTATATIMLMGDTCTRGCRFCSVKTARLPPPLDPEEPYNTAKAIAAWGLDYVVLTSVDRDDIADGGAEHFAKTVSHLKERNPQILVECLTPDFRGDLAAVEKIALSGLDVYAHNVETVRELQRHVRDPRANFDQSLNVLKHAKKTNPALLTKTSIMLGLGETDQQIHNTLTELREAAVDCLTLGQYMQPTKRHLKVDEYVTPEKFAHWEKVGNDMGFVYTASGPLVRSSYKAGEFFLKNLLKKKKAAAVTAE